The DNA sequence CCGCGTAAAAGAGCGGCGGACCGTCCAGATGATCGTTGCGCGCCGGTCCTGCCCAGACCGCCGAGATCGGGATCATGTGGGCGAGATTGAGCGTGGAGACCGGCGGTTGACGGACATTGGCGTAGAGATGGCCAGGCAGCGAGCCGAGCCACGCCTCGATGGCGTTCAAGGTCTCGGGCTTGCAGGTGAAGTCACGTCCCTGGATGACCTTTTCGGCCGCCTTTAGCTTTGCGTCCGCGACAGCTTCGTCCTCATCCCAGACGGTCAGTGTCGCGGTGATGTAGGCAGCGCCCGCCATGTCGGCGCCGAGCTCCTGCAAGGCTTCATCGGCGTCGGCGGCCTTGTTCGCCGCGTCGCTATCGAGCAGCGTCGACGCCTCGTTGGTCATCACCTCTTTCAGGATCGCGGCGACGGATTTGCGCTTGGCGAACCACTGCCGGCGAATGCGCGTCAGCAACTTGGCGGCGTCGGTCTTGTCGAGGCAGATGGCGCGCGTGACCCAACGATATTCGAAGGGTTGGCTGTTGAGCTCATCCAGCAGTCCCGGCCATGTGGCTGTGGGGAATCCGATGATGGAGAGGCTGCGCAGATGCGCCCCTCCCAAACTCGGCGCCAGTCCGCCGACAAGCGCGCTATCGGCCAGGAGCGCGTCGAGATGCATCGGCGTTTCCGGCACACGCACGCGTTGACGACGCGTCGACACGGTCGAATGCAGAAAGGTCAGCGTTTCTTCGTCGGAGAGCCAGGCCGCTTCCGGCATGAAGCCGTCGAGGAGATCAAGCAGACGATCCGTCCGCGCCGCAAAGCTCGCGACGTGCTCCTGCGGATTGAGCCCTTTGTTGGGGGCATCCTCATAAAGCCACCGCCCGGCGCGGCTGGCGTCGTCCGCCGGGGGCATCCAGACGAAGGTCAGGAAATAGCTGCTTTCGAAATGACTCGACGCCTCCTCGAACTGAGCCCGCCGCTCCGCATCGACGAGCGCGGACACGGGATCGGGAAAACGCGAGAGAGGATAGTCGCGCGCCGGCAGGCGTTGCGCCTCGACGAATATCGCCCAGCCCGATCCGAGTCGGCGGAGTGCGTTGTTGAGTCGGCCGGACACGGCGACGAGTTCCGACGGTGTCGCGGAGTCGAGGTCAGGCCCCCGAAACCGTGCTGTGCGTTGCAGACTGCCGTCCTTGTTGAGGACGACGCCGGGCGCGACGAGCGCCGCCCACGGCAGGAAGTCGGCGAGGAGCGAGGATTTGGAGCGGTATTCGGCAAGGCGCATCATCGCTCAGACTCCGAACCAAGTTGGGAAGCGAAGATGCTGGCGTGCGACATCGACGATCTGAGCGTCGCGTTTTGCGGCCCAGACCGCGAGGAGATGGCCGACAAGCCAGAGTACCATCCCGATCACCCAAAGCCTGAGCCCGAGTCCGACGGCCGCTGCGAGCGTGCCGTTGGCGATGGCGACTGTGCGGGGCGCGCCGCCCAGCAGGATCGGTTCGACCAGGGCGCGGTGGACGGGCGCGTAAAAGCCCGGAATGTCGGCCAGCTCCCGCATCAGATCAGCGCTCCGCCGCCGAACGAGAAGAAGGACAGGAAGAAGCTCGACGCCGCGAAGGCGATGGAGAGGCCGAAGACGATCTGCACGAGGCGGCGAAAACCGCCAGAGGTGTCGCCGAAGGCGAGCGTCAGTCCCGTGACGATGATGATGATCACCGCGACGATCTTGGCGACCGGCCCTTCGATGGATTCCAGGATTGACTGAAGCGGCACCTCCCAGGGCATGCCTGATCCCGCCGCATGGGCGGGTGCGACGAGCAGAAGGCTGAACGCAAGCGCCGTCGCGTAGAGCGGCCAGCGTGGATAGAGAATTGTGGTTTTGGTCATGGATGGTCTCCTGTCTGGTGGTGAAGAAGCGGTTGGATCTGGTAGTCCCCGGTCGCATCGAGATCCTCGACCCGGGCGAGCTCGGAAAGCCTGCGCGCCGATCCGCGTCCCGAGAGGACGGCGATCAAGTCGATCGTTTCTGCGATCATCGCGCGGGGCACGGTGACGACGGCTTCCTGGATGAGCTGTTCGAGGCGGCGCAACGCGCCGACGGCCGAGCCGGCATGGATGGTGCCGATGCCGCCGGGATGGCCAGTGCCCCATGCTTTGAGGAGGTCGAGCGCCTCAGCGCCGCGCACCTCGCCGATGGGAATGCGGTCAGGACGAAGGCGGAGCGAGGAGCGAACGAGATCGGAGAGCGACGCAACGCCATCCTTGGTCCGCAGAGCGACAAGGTTGGGCGTCAGGCATTGGAGTTCGCGCGTATCCTCGATCAGAACGACGCGGTCGGAGAATTTGGCGACTTCCGCTAGCAGCGCGTTGGTAAGGGTGGTCTTGCCGGTCGAGGTGCCGCCGGCGACGAGGATATTGGCGCGCGACGTGATGGCGTCACGCAAGGTCGCCGCCGCATCGTCTGGCATGATCCCGGCGCGGACATAGTCTTCGAGCGTGAAGACGGCGACGGCGGGCTTGCGGATCGCGAAGACGGGCGCGGCGACCACAGGCGGCAACAGTCCCTCGAACCGCTCCCCCGTTCCCGGCAACTCTGCCGACACGCGCGGAGATCCCGCATGGACCTCGGCGCCGACATGGTGCGCAACCAGACGGACAATGCGCTCACCGTCAGCTGTGGAGAGCTCTACGCCCGTTTCGGTGAGACCTTCGCTCAGCCGGTCGACCCACAGACGCCCGTCCGGATTGAGCATCACCTCGATAACCGCAGGGTCTTCGAGCCATGCGGCTACGTCGGCCCCCAGAGCGGTTCTGAGCATGCGTGCGCCGCGAGTGAGAGCTTCTGATTTTAAGGTGCATACGGTCATCGAGGGCCCCGTGTTTGATTTCGGGGCTCATTAAGAAGACCGCTATCGGGTTAGCGGCAACAGTCTTGTAGGCGTAGTACAAGGGCGGCGCGCAAAGGCAGGGAGTCGCGTAGAGCGCTGGAATGAGTGAGGGCTACTTTTCGGATAATTGTGCCGTTCATGCCCGCTGGATCAGTGACCGCCTCTGGTGCATGTTGGGTCTATGGGGCATCCAACCAACAAGACTTCTCCGCGCGTTCATCGCTGGACCTACACCGTCGAGGCTGACGAGGTCTCATTCGTATTGCCGGATGGGTGTGTCGACATCCTTGTCTCGTCCTGCGGCGAGACCAACCGCGTCTTGATTGGCCTCACCAATTGGGACTTCTCGCCAAGACAGGTGAAGCTAAAGGCGGGAACCTCTTTGATTGGTTACCGATTGCGGCCAGGAACCACCATTCGCCTGTCTGATCTTCAGATCGAAAATGGCGCGCATTCAAATCTGGGACCAGAAATCGAATGCAGTGTGAGGCATGATCAGGAGGTTGAGGAGATCATCTATGATCTCAGTCTTCCGGGTAGCGGTGTAGAGCGCTCGGCCAAGCAGCAAGGCGTGTCGGAACGAACCCTGCAACGCCGTTTTAAGGACCTTTCCCTTCCGCCTCCGATCTTCTGGCGTCAGTTAGGGCGGGCCAGGCGGGCGGTTCGGGCATTGCCATGTCGCGTTCCGCTTTCAGATATCGCGTTCGAATATGGCTTTAGCGATCAGGCTCACATGACGCGGGAGTTCTTGCGGTGGTTTGGACGAACACCGGCGCAGTTGCGCCAGGACTCAGCCACATTAAACGAACTGGCTCAACCGGGCTTGAGCAATTGGTCAGATGAAACCGTCTTGAAGCCTGTAAGCCTGTAAGCCTGACTTAGGAAGTCTTCGCATCGCTTTTCAACGATGTCCGACAGGCCAACGAGCTTGATGTGTCGCCGACGTTTCCCACGACCCTCTAGGATTTCATCCGGGTCGTCGAGTTGTGCGCCATGGGTGAACTCCAGGGATACGTGGCTTGTATAGGCAAAGACACCGCAAAATTGCGACTTGGGTTGCCCAGCGATGCTTTCGACGATGACGCCACCATACTTCTCGACAAAACCCGCATTGGGCTCGACCGAGAGGACCAGGATTTTTAACCGCTCGATGATCTCATCCTGCATGGCGTCAACTCGGCAGCTGTACGGCCGAGCAAATTTCAATCAGGTAGCCATTCGGATCGGACACATAGGAGGTCGTCTGTCCCCAGGGTTCGTCGCGTGCGTTCTGAATGAGCGTGGCGCCGGCATCGACAGCCCGCTGCAAAGCACCCGCCACATCATCTGTCTCGAAGGCGATCTCGAATGTCGGCGCATCCGGTCTTGGCGAAGCCGGGTTCTTGTCCAACTGGCGCATCAGTTCCTTGGAGGAAAAGGCGAGTTTGGTGGTCCCGGTCGTCATTTCACCGTAATCACCGCTTTCATGAAGGAACGCTCGTTCAAGCCCGAACGCCCTTTCGAAGAAGTCCAATGACGCGGAGACGTCATCTACGTACAAGATTGTATAGCGAAAGATCATTCAAGGTACCTCGCATAGAGTTTGCGTAAGACAGCGCTACGACGCATCGACATGGATGTCTTGAAAAAAGCCGACATCCATCGGCTTTGAAGCATCATGCATTTTGGAGCTCGGCGCCTTCATTGCTCTGATCGGAGACTGGCGACTTCCTCCGAGATCTCCTTGGTCAGTGTGTTCCCCTTGGCCAGCCGCCGACCGAGCGTTTCTACAAAGCCTTCATACCGCTCGCGGCCTTTCGCCTGCGCTGCGTCGCGCATCGTATCTGGCAGCGGCGGAGTCGTCGTGAGCCAGAACCGGACGAACAATGCTATCGCTTCGTTGCCGATCGTCACATCCCGCTCAAGGCGCTCGACAGCGCGGGTCAGCCGGTCAAGTCGCCGTGTGATCGCAGCCTCGCGCTGATCGGCGGCGTCCGGTGAGAGATAGGAGGCCAGCGCCGCTTCCACGATCTGGGATTTCGACACATTGCGCCGTGCCGCCAGCGCGTCGAGCTCCGGCGACAACGACGGATCGAAATAGACATTGAGCCGATCTTTCTTCATGGCGAGCCTCAAAGATCGATGCCGTCATCGGGATCGAGCGAGGCTTGGCGCGCGACGCTTTTGAACCGCCCCTGCATCTGCCGGGCACGCTGCGCATCATCATCCGGCTCATCGTCGAGACCTGCGAATTCTTCCCGTGCCGGCGCTGTTCGTTCCGGTGCGATGTCTTCATGCTCGGGCAGTTCCGGCTCGCGGCGGATGCCGCTGTCACTGTCCTCACTCCCGTAGCGGAAGGCCTTCTTCCTGGGGTTGGGCGCAGCGATGGTAGCTTGTCCGCTCCAATCATCCCTTTGCGGATTGTGGGGCGCGGCGTGATCGGCAACCAGTTGCGGCGGTTCGACGATGCGCAATTTGAACTGCGGGTCGATATAGTAGCGCGCCTTCTTCCCCCGGATCGGCGGTGCGCCTGAGACGAGGACAATCTCATCATCCGGCGGCAATTGCATGATCTCGCCGGGCGTCAGCAAGGGCCGCGCGGTCTCCTGCCGAGAGACCATGAGATGGCCGAGCCAGGGTGATAATCTGTGCCCGGCATAGTTCTTCATCGCCCGCATCTCGGTCGCCGTGCCGAGGGCGTCGGACACGCGCTTGGCGGTGCGTTCGTCATTCGTCGCGAAGCTCACCCGGACATGGCAGTTGTCGAGAATGGCGTTGTTCTGACCGTAGGCCTTCTCGATCTGATTGAGAGACTGGGCGATGAGGAATGCCTTGAGCCCATACCCGGCCATGAAGGCGAGCTGGCTCTCGAAGAAATCGAGCCGCCCGAGCGCCGGAAACTCGTCGAGCATGAGCAACAGGCGGTGGCGCTTGCGATTGGCGTTCAACTCCTCTGTCAGCCTGCGTCCGATCTGGTTCAGCACGAGGCGGACCAGCGGCTTGGTGCGGCTGATGTCGGAGGGCGGCACGACGAGATAGAGCGTGGTCGGCCGCGCGCCGGAGACCAGATCTCTAATTCGCCAGTCGCAGCGGCTGGTGACCTTGGCGACGACGGGATCGCGATAGAGGCCCAGAAAGCTCATCGCCGTGGACAGGACGCCGGAGCGTTCGTTCTCCGACTTGTTGAGGAGTTCTCGCGCCGCCTGCGCCACGACCGGGTGCGGTCGGTCGCCCAGATGCGGTGTGCGCATCATCGCCGCGAGCGTCGCCTCGATCGGCCGGCCGGGATCTGAGAGGAAGGCGGCGACGCCGGCGAGCGTCTTGTCGGCCTCGGCATAGAGGACATGGAGGATCGCGCCGACGAGCAGAGAATGGCTGGTCTTCTCCCAGTGGTTCCGGCGTTCGAGCAGGCCTTCGGGGTCGACCAGAATATCGGCGATGTTCTGAACGTCGCGCACCTCGCTGTCGCCGCGTCGGACTTCCAAAAGGGGATTGTAGGCCGCGCTCTTCGCATCGGTCGGATCGAACAGGAGGGTGCGGGAAAAGCGTGACCGCCAGCCGGCCGTGAGATCCCAGTTCTCGCCCTTGATGTCATGGACAATGGCCGAGCCCGGCCAGGTCAGCAGGCTCGGCACGACAAGCCCGACACCCTTGCCGGAGCGGGTCGGCGCGAAACACAGCACATGTTCCGGACCGTCGTGCCGGAGATATCGGTTCTCGAAGCGGCCGAGCACGACGCCGTCCGCGGCAAGCAGTCCTGATGATTCAACGTCTCTTCTCTCAGCCCATCGTGCCGAGCCATAGGTGGTGACGTCCCGCGCCTCGCGAGCGCGCAGGACGGAGAGGAAGATGGCAACGGCAATCGCGGCGATCCCGCCACTGCCTGCGATGATTGCGCCCTCGACGAACACGCGCGGCGCATAGGCGTCGTAGAAATACCACCAGACGAAGAAGCTCCAGGGCGGATAGACAGGCCAGCCGAGGACGTCCGTCATCGGCTCGCCGAGTTGCGGCTGAAAGCCGAGCCGCCATGCGGTCCACTGCGTCGCCGCCCAGACGAAGCCGACCGCAACGAGCGAGACGATGATGATCTGGCCCCAGAGGATCCTGGTGGCCTGTGTTTGCTGTGTCTTGATCGGCATTTCTTTTCCTTCCGGGAGAATGCTCAAAGGCTGAGCCCGCGCTTGCGGCCGAGGCTCCAGTCGATCCCGCCGCCGGGCGTCATCGTGCCCGTCACGGGCTGGCTGAGGTGGCGTTCGAGCTGGGGCTTCCACGGGACGAGTTCGAAGCCGAGGCCGTCATCGACCATGGCGAAGCGACCCGAAGCGAGATCGAGCCGCCGGCGATAGGTGCCGGAGATGCGATCACCCTCGGCGGGCTTGCGGCGAGGCAAGCCGGTCTCGGCCTCGATAGCCGCCGCCGCCGTGTCGAGTTCTCGGTCGCGCAGCGTTTTCAGAAGATCGCGGGCGAAGGTGATGCGCTGGCCGTTCCTGGTCGCCAGCCCCTCGGCGACGAGATGATCGCGACGCCGGTCCAGTGCCCCGCGGACCTCGGCGCCGAACCCGCCCATGCTGAGCGGCGCGCGTTCCTTTGCCAGTTGCACTCGGTCGAGCCAAGTGGCGCCGTTCGCGCCGATCTGGGTTTCGAGGTTGAGATCGGAGCGGCCGACGAGGGCCATGCGCTGACCACCGCCATCGTTCGAACGCGAGACACGCGTTTCGACAATGCCGCCTTCGGGCGTGTCGCCCGTGGCGTCGAGATCGTTGAAGCGCAGATGATGGACGCGGCCGTCCACCGCGTCGATCACGGCATAGGCTTCGCCGCTCAGCTCGTCATGGAGGCCACGTTCGACGAGCCTTCCCAGCACCGGGGCGTGAGGCGTGTCTTCAATGGCGAAGTCCGCTTGCGCGCGATCGGGTCCGCCCGCCATGGCGCGGTGCATGGTCTTGATGATGTCGCCCCGGATGGAAAGCTCGCGCAACGTCTGTTGGGCGCCGGGCTTCAGCGACCACACCGCGGGGGCGAGCCTGTTGGCGAGGCCGAGCCGTTCCAGCGTCTGCGCGCGGCCGATCAGCAATTTGCGCAATTCCGGATCGCGCGGCTCCGGCGATCCCGGACGCAGATCGGCAACGCCGGCGCCATCATCGACAAGCCCTTGCAGCGCGCGGTCGAGACCGGTCCAGCGCTCGGCGGTTACTTCCGTCTGAAGCCCGGCTGCGATCTCCCGCTCGGTGCGTGGGCCGAGCTCCAATTCGACCAGTTGCTCGGCGCAATCGCGGAGACCCCGGCTGATATAGTCACGCGAGATGACGAGGTCTTTCCCATCGTCGGCACGGCCGCGCACCAGCACATGGACATGGGGATTGTCGGTATTCCAGTGATCGACGCCGATCCAGTCGAGCTTGGTGCCGAGACCGCGCTCGGCCTCGTTCATCAGGTCGCGCGTGAAGGCGCGCAGGTCTTCGAGGCGGTCGGCGTCTTCGGGTGAGACGATGAAGCGGAAATGATGCCGGTCCTCTTCGCATCGCCCGGCGAAGGCACGATCATCGACGCTGTCCGCTTCGGCGCTGAACATGCCCGCGTCGCGACCGTCGCGGGTCACGCCCTCGCGCTTGAGATAGGCGATATGCTTGGTGAGCGGCGCGGAACGAAAGCGGACTCCGCGATGGCGGACGATCCGCGCCTTGACGACGACGCGCCGCTGGGTGCGCGCGAGCCCCCGTGCCGCACCGGCGAACCGGCCTCGACCGAATTGCGAGCCGCGACCGCGTCCCTTCGAGCCGCCCGGCTTGTATCCGGTGTGTCCGGCCTTGCGGGCAGCGCCGATGACCTGACCGACGAAGCTTTGCGCCTTCCGGACGCTTGTCCCCTTATTGCGGATACGGCCGGGCCGGATGCGCATGTCATTGTCGCGGTCGCTCATGAAAAAATGCCCGCTAGAAAGCACGCGGCACGGTGAAACCCGCATGAAAACAAGGGATTGGACCGTGGGGCGGCACTGCATCCATGGCCGCAGCGGGCTAAATACCCAAAAACAACAACGACATAGCGCGCATTAGTGCCACGCCTTTTATCTCGCCCTCCCGTTGTTGTTGCGCCTTCCGTCCCCGTCGTTCCTCCCGGAAGCACGCCATCGCGCGACGGACTGCGCGAGAGTGCGATCAGCGGGGTCATCGCTGATCCCCGGTTCCATGTGGCGGGAAAAGGCTGTCGGAAGCGCCCGATGTGTGCGGAGGATAAACGTCGGCGCTGCTGCCTGAGTGCGTTTCGTCAGCAACCGATTGTCCATCATTGTGGACGGCGAAGAGTGGCGCCTCGCGCCAATCCACGGTCAGAATTGCGCTCTGCTCTCGCCGTTCTGCTGCAACCGATGCGCCGATGAGCGGCGCCAGCGCCGCAACATAATCGCGGGTTTCTCGGGGTAGTGGGCGACCTGTGGCTAGATGCTCGGCATAGCGCGTCGGCCCCGCATTATAGGCGGCGAGGAAGCCCGGCGATCCGAAGCGGTCATGCAGTTCACGGAGATAAGCGGCGCCCGCCAGAATGTTGTCGCGAGGATCGAACGGATCGCGCCCCAGACTGTAACGCGCGCGCAGCTCATCCCAGGTGTCGGGCATGATCTGCATCAGCCCCATCGCGCCTTTTTCGCTGACGGCGCGCACGTCGCCGGCGCTTTCCCTGCGCATGACGGCGAGGATCCAATGCGCCGGGACGCCGAAGCGCTGCGCAGCTTCGGCGACATAGGCAGCATAGGAATTGCCGCCTTGTTCCGTCCTGGAGGACGCGGTCTCTGCTGATACGGCGTGAGAGACAACCACGCCGGAGAGCAGACCGCAGAGGAGGAACTTCGCCATCATCGCGCAGCGCCGAGATGGTCTAGCCGCGCTCATCGCGTTTCTCGGGACGCTTTGCGGCGCGATTCCAAAGGAGCGCCCAATGCTCGTCTTCCCCGTCCGTCTTGAAAAGATTGGCGCGGATCGGAAACGCAAAGGTCGGGTCGTCGATCTGCAGAGAGATGTATTCGCCGGCTTTCTCGCCGGTGCGTTTCCAGCCGGCGCCGATTTCCGGTCCGTCTTCATCGCCGTGATGGATGCGATAGTCGGGCGCGTTCTCGCTGTCTGACGGCGTTGCCGGAACGAGCGTGAGTTCTCGGTAGAGAATGAGCGTGTGAAGACGTCCGGTGAAGCCGGTTTCCGTGCGAGTGAATTGACCGATCTGAGCCATGGGGAAGTTCCTTTCATTTGCGGTCGGATGAATTTGGAAGAGCGTCGGCGTCGCGATCAGCGCGCCAGACATAGCGGTCGTCGCCGTCTTCATCGGTGAGGATCGGGACGGCGCGTCCGACCACGGCGTCCGCCGGGAGCGCGCCGAAATAGCGACCGTCGAGACTGTCGGGATGGCTGGGATTCAGGAGGAAGAGTTCGGTCTCAGCGACGATGTGGCAGCCCTGCCAAACGGGCAGGTCGCGGCCGAAGCGATCGCTTGGCTGCGCCTGCGCCACGGTGGTGTCGTCGACAGCGACAGCGGCGCCATCGCGGCAGACGTGCTGTCCGGGAAGTGCAGCGATGTGCTTGAGGAGCGGCACGCCTTCGGGCAAGTAGCCGCGTTCGTCGAGATAGATCGCAAGTGATTTCGGAGGATGGACAACGACCAGATCGCCGACGACAAGATCGTTGTCCGATGCGACGGCGTAGAGTCCGATCGGCGCACTCGCGGATGCGTTCCAGATCAGCTTGGGGCTCACATGAACGAAGGCCAGTCCGCCGATCGCGAGCACCGAGAAATAGGTCGTCATGACGTAACCGAACCGGGTCATAACGCGCTCCCCGCCGATGTGGCGTGCGGAGCGGGCGAACAGGTTTGGCGCAGGAGCCAGGCGCGATGTTGAGCGGCTGTGTAGCCGCGCGGCTCTAGGCCTGCTGACAGCCTGTTGTGAACGTGGCGCCAATAGTCCGTCGCGGCGTCAGCCGGCTCGATGCCGAGCGCTTCGATCGCATCGGCGAACTGAAGAACCCGTTCGACTTTGGGCCAGCCGGAGAGACGCAACAGACTGTCGCCGCCGGGCGTCACATGCGGCACGGTCGCATAGGGCTCACCTGCTCTGGGCGCGCGCAGAATGTCGATCCGGCTTTCCGCCGTACCGAAATCATTTGCCTGCCAGCGGACGAAGGCGAAGACGGCGCCGGGATCGAAAGCGACGGTGCTGCGACTGCGGCTCTGGATCGTTGTCCGCGCGATCCGGCCGAAGCGAATCCAGTGCTCGATCTGCTTCTCGATCCAGACGAGCTCGACAATGGCGCCGCCGCTCATGAGCGGGCCTTCCGTGCATAGGCGGGCGAGATCGCTGCATGCCGCTTGGCGGGCAACACCTCGTCGCCCGTGTCGTCCGAGGTCGAGTTCTTCTCTCCCCGGCTAACCCAGGCCTGCAGATCCTCGATCGCGTAGACGACACGCCCGCCGATCTTCGAGTAGCGCGGTCCCGTGCCGTAGGTGCGATGTTTTTCGAGCGTCCGCCCCGAAAGGCCGAGAAAACGGGCCGCTTCAGGCGTTCTTAAATAGCGTGGGGGAAGTCCGGCATTGGGATCGGGCATGGGTCGCGTCTCCGGTTAGGCCATCCCGCTGCGGGAAGCGCGGGACTGTCGGAGACGAGAAAAGCGGAGAAGCGAGGCCGGGAGGGATGACGATCAGCGGATGGTAAAAACGTCACCCCATACCGTCATCAGCACATGCATATTCCCGACGCGGTTGGGTGGCGTTCCAAAGGACGGAGATTGGTCGTGCGAGATGTCAGACTGACGTGTATTCTAAAGATCAGCTTAGCCTGTAGACGTGACGAAGCTGCACGCAGACGAAATTCAGATCAACGGCGAGCTTTGCGAGCTCGCCCATGATTTCGTCGCACCGAGCCTGCGAGAGATCTTCCTGCGTGAAATCTACATCGTGTCCCCGACGATGCACGTCAGACCGCATGATGGGCTGTCCGATTGCGAGGAAATCGAACAAGAACTGTGAGTGGAGGATGCCGTTTCGCCGCTTGCGCTCTGTATGTAGACGATCGACCACTTGCTCGAAGTGTTCATACCAGCCGTCAATCTGAATGCGATCGAAGGGTTCGTCAGCCTGCACTAGGTCGCGGAACGCATTGATCTTGTCGACATTCCTGAGCCCAGCGAGCCAATGGTGGGTTTCGTTCCATTCGTCATGGCCGCGCGCGAGCAGAAACATTTGATCGATCTGCCCTTCCAGCCATTGAAACGAGATTACGTATTGCCCCACAAAACTATAGAAGCGCTCCGCTTCGGCGATTGCGGCAGGATCATCTTCCCAACGGTTTCTGGTCATGTTTTCCCTCTCTGAGATTGCCGCAGGGAAAAGATAGCAATCTTTGCAGGGTCTGATGACTACTTGCCGCGCAGCAGATTTCTATACCCCTGATCGATCATCATTCGGCCATGGGATGCCAGGCGCGCAACCTGCGCCTTAAGCGAACTCGTCTTCCAGGGTTCGGCGGCGACGCGATCGGCGCCAAAGAAAACGGTAGCGACGGCGCGATAGCTGGCGCCGCTCTGGCGTCCGTCGATTGTCCGCAGAGCGCGTTTCAGGCGGTCGCGTCGCTGCCGCGTGATTGGCGGATCGGCATCGCGGTCGATGATTTGGTGATACAGTCGATCAGCCGCAGCGAGCCTAGTGGGCCAGTCGCCATCGAGTGGCAGCAGGAGGCCAACGGGCCCATCACCGACCTGATCGCCGACAAGATTGACGCCTTCCTTCAGCCGAACCCATGACAGTCCCTCGGCGTCGATCTTGCGGTCCGCAATGCTTTCGGGGGGTATGGATGCGGTCAAGCCGATGTCCGGCAGAACGGCGATGAGTTGGACCACCGCAGGCGCTGCGGATGGGAGCCAGTAGATTGGTGCGTTGAGCGCATTGAGTTTTGGATCTGCAAGGAAATCGCAACCCCCAGTCGGCTGGAGCGCTACCGCCCTCCCGCATCAGGTTATAGTCCTTGCGATAGTGCAGGTTTCGTCGAAGGCATTCCCAGGCGAGTCCGGAGATGCCGAGATCATCGAAATGATCGTATTGGTGATCGTCGCGCCAGTCGGTTGGCATGGCGAACTCCTCCCAATCACGCGCCGAAATGTGGAGCAGCGTCAGTTGTTTGGGATGTTTCTCAATAAATCTGCGGTTGCATAGTATGGCCGCAGGCATCGTGTGATGCGTTGGACGCATCAGAGCACTCTTCAGCCCGTGGGAAGGCCATTCTTCAGCAGGTCTCGATAACCTTGCTCGGTCATCCAGCGAGCGCGTGACAGGTGACTGTCATGGACACGGCGGGCGCGTTCCGGTTCCTCATCCGCATCGATGCCGAGCAGAAGCGACGACACTTCTTCCAGCGATGCTCCCGCGTCATTCGCGTCGAGAAGCCGCATGTAAAGCGCGAAGTGATCACGGTCATAGACGGTCACGGCCGCGTCGTTCGGCGGAGCGTCAGCGATCATAATCTGGGTGGCGGGCATCGGTGTCCTTACGGGTCTGGCGCGAATTATTAATGAACCGGAAACCATAAAGTACGCAAGCGCCGGCCGGTTGAAATCTCCAGTCCTGGCTGTGAGCAGACCGACGGGTCAGCTCCAGTGTCGCGCATTATAATACGTCGCATTAAAATACGCGATCCGCATTTTACTGGCGGATGGATATTCGGGAAGTATTTGGTGCGAACCTACAGTTTTTTCGGGAGAAAGCCGGCCTCAGCCAAGCTGCTTTGGCGGAC is a window from the Hyphomonas sp. genome containing:
- the trbE gene encoding conjugal transfer protein TrbE; translation: MMRLAEYRSKSSLLADFLPWAALVAPGVVLNKDGSLQRTARFRGPDLDSATPSELVAVSGRLNNALRRLGSGWAIFVEAQRLPARDYPLSRFPDPVSALVDAERRAQFEEASSHFESSYFLTFVWMPPADDASRAGRWLYEDAPNKGLNPQEHVASFAARTDRLLDLLDGFMPEAAWLSDEETLTFLHSTVSTRRQRVRVPETPMHLDALLADSALVGGLAPSLGGAHLRSLSIIGFPTATWPGLLDELNSQPFEYRWVTRAICLDKTDAAKLLTRIRRQWFAKRKSVAAILKEVMTNEASTLLDSDAANKAADADEALQELGADMAGAAYITATLTVWDEDEAVADAKLKAAEKVIQGRDFTCKPETLNAIEAWLGSLPGHLYANVRQPPVSTLNLAHMIPISAVWAGPARNDHLDGPPLFYAETEGSTPFRFSPHVGDVGHTLVVGPTGSGKSVLLALMALQFPRYGRSQVFAFDFGGSIRCATVACGGDWQDLAGALSDDEAAVQLQPLRNIDETSERAWAQDWLSGLIAREGVTINPVARDHLWSTLTSLASAPVGERTLTGLSVLLQSTELKQALAPFCLGGPFGRLLDAETEELGTADFQAFETEGLIGSAAAPAVLAYLFHRIEDRLDGRPSLIIVDEGWLALDDGTFGGQLREWLKTLRKKNASVLFATQSLADIDNSAIAPAIVESCPTRIFLPNERAFEPQIADIYRRFGLNERQIEIVARAMPKRDYYCQSRRGNRLFSLGLGEVALAFTAASSKTDHAAITDILAEHGRDGFAAAWLARRGLDWAVELLGQAPDPIPSPQTKETTHA
- a CDS encoding VirB3 family type IV secretion system protein, with amino-acid sequence MRELADIPGFYAPVHRALVEPILLGGAPRTVAIANGTLAAAVGLGLRLWVIGMVLWLVGHLLAVWAAKRDAQIVDVARQHLRFPTWFGV
- a CDS encoding TrbC/VirB2 family protein produces the protein MTKTTILYPRWPLYATALAFSLLLVAPAHAAGSGMPWEVPLQSILESIEGPVAKIVAVIIIIVTGLTLAFGDTSGGFRRLVQIVFGLSIAFAASSFFLSFFSFGGGALI
- the trbB gene encoding P-type conjugative transfer ATPase TrbB: MTVCTLKSEALTRGARMLRTALGADVAAWLEDPAVIEVMLNPDGRLWVDRLSEGLTETGVELSTADGERIVRLVAHHVGAEVHAGSPRVSAELPGTGERFEGLLPPVVAAPVFAIRKPAVAVFTLEDYVRAGIMPDDAAATLRDAITSRANILVAGGTSTGKTTLTNALLAEVAKFSDRVVLIEDTRELQCLTPNLVALRTKDGVASLSDLVRSSLRLRPDRIPIGEVRGAEALDLLKAWGTGHPGGIGTIHAGSAVGALRRLEQLIQEAVVTVPRAMIAETIDLIAVLSGRGSARRLSELARVEDLDATGDYQIQPLLHHQTGDHP
- a CDS encoding helix-turn-helix domain-containing protein, which gives rise to MGHPTNKTSPRVHRWTYTVEADEVSFVLPDGCVDILVSSCGETNRVLIGLTNWDFSPRQVKLKAGTSLIGYRLRPGTTIRLSDLQIENGAHSNLGPEIECSVRHDQEVEEIIYDLSLPGSGVERSAKQQGVSERTLQRRFKDLSLPPPIFWRQLGRARRAVRALPCRVPLSDIAFEYGFSDQAHMTREFLRWFGRTPAQLRQDSATLNELAQPGLSNWSDETVLKPVSL
- a CDS encoding DUF1801 domain-containing protein: MQDEIIERLKILVLSVEPNAGFVEKYGGVIVESIAGQPKSQFCGVFAYTSHVSLEFTHGAQLDDPDEILEGRGKRRRHIKLVGLSDIVEKRCEDFLSQAYRLTGFKTVSSDQLLKPG
- a CDS encoding VOC family protein; translated protein: MIFRYTILYVDDVSASLDFFERAFGLERAFLHESGDYGEMTTGTTKLAFSSKELMRQLDKNPASPRPDAPTFEIAFETDDVAGALQRAVDAGATLIQNARDEPWGQTTSYVSDPNGYLIEICSAVQLPS
- a CDS encoding CopG family transcriptional regulator, which encodes MKKDRLNVYFDPSLSPELDALAARRNVSKSQIVEAALASYLSPDAADQREAAITRRLDRLTRAVERLERDVTIGNEAIALFVRFWLTTTPPLPDTMRDAAQAKGRERYEGFVETLGRRLAKGNTLTKEISEEVASLRSEQ